A genomic stretch from Halichoerus grypus chromosome 7, mHalGry1.hap1.1, whole genome shotgun sequence includes:
- the MAP10 gene encoding microtubule-associated protein 10: MAAPLSERLFSLELLVDWVRLEAGLLPPPPVVAVEEEQEEAEEEEASPPRPSRDLCPAVAFRLLDFPTLLVYPPEGPGAPAPEPRPGLVSFGRGKSCLFRLHPATLHRLLLRTPLHTLLLQLPPGRPTPAPQLLGACSISLAAAAHKVLGQAASGCSQGHRGNFPLHNQVGDRIGYIALGYRLTDLGSSLLGHLERPVTSTGGGVERVEVSSQTLQEKQQPNSEPRARDADRFLVGLKIPKVQKDLEERASHSKNNSGNTVSVTHGKTKSICSNSSGVRSVSPPNQEVTELDIETNTFCPPPLYYTHLTQEKMPPVQGTITIKPQINVPEELDAIFLEENHATAPTHTDSLKPTNSGIHENPPLLINAPHVQDIGASDQTTDHAQTEQNRINTIRQLPLLNALLVELSVLYNQPVASPTQIHPHLAWLYRTEDKKSPECTCKSESKDRLSMGGNEKSANLQYKKNQAENLKKGKYFEKNSGNPPQRVPRGKLLYGLTNTLKLRLKQTNPGMLVIHEKREQYRKMQAQMLGAKLRTPPSKVKVLNFAEQHQKPHQLPKDKCLGLDASFAENSDTSKQISGVFDDHSTTKETKLKCATEKAVDCGEHRANNGLLEEIVSPANSIVPEGFTHASILEGKMEMKVQSSCVFQQVAVVNRIVVDKEIEDKQVKTTDDDTLIDDIGENKPSKNSCSESISELKYSDDFTSPCSSEDFYTTEDTSRILQAHDSSPGAENPKHNQYTSKSSETILSIRKNSSEKSSILSPPFSAGSPVHSYKRSHISKIPDKSLEETSSISSSDLSSSHWIEEKENQRDRNSMYNSKVIKRGQDISIKLKTRTGCKSSEKSQSPRTSQVSSYLPSNLSELELNVLDSGTPDRFDEDDEVASLSISKQCKDICELVINKLPGYTV; the protein is encoded by the coding sequence ATGGCGGCCCCCTTGTCCGAGCGGCTCTTCTCGCTGGAGCTGCTCGTAGACTGGGTGCGTCTTGAAGCCgggctgctgccgccgccgcccgtGGTCGCggtggaggaggagcaagaggaGGCCGAAGAGGAGGAGGCATCGCCGCCACGGCCATCGCGCGACTTGTGCCCCGCCGTGGCCTTCCGCCTGCTGGACTTCCCCACGCTGCTGGTTTACCCTCCTGAAGGCCCCGGCGCCCCAGCCCCGGAGCCCCGGCCCGGCCTGGTCAGCTTCGGTCGCGGCAAGTCCTGTCTCTTCCGCCTGCACCCCGCCACCCTGCACCGCCTGCTCCTTCGGACCCCGCTTCACACCCTGCTACTGCAGCTGCCCCCTGGGCGTCCGACTCCCGCCCCACAGCTCCTGGGTGCCTGTAGCATCTCGCTGGCCGCCGCCGCCCACAAGGTCCTGGGACAGGCCGCCTCCGGCTGCTCCCAGGGTCATCGAGGAAATTTCCCTCTGCATAACCAAGTTGGGGATCGGATTGGGTACATTGCTCTGGGCTACCGCTTGACTGATTTGGGAAGCAGTTTGTTGGGCCATCTTGAGAGGCCAGTTACTTCCACAGGAGGTGGGGTGGAGCGTGTAGAGGTCAGTTCCCAAACCCTGCAGGAAAAACAGCAACCAAACTCAGAGCCAAGAGCGAGAGATGCTGATAGGTTTCTCGTGGGTTTAAAAATCCCAAAGGTACAGAAGGATTTGGAGGAAAGAGCTTCCCACAGTAAGAACAACTCTGGTAACACGGTTTCTGTGACGCATGGCAAAACCAAGTCTATTTGTTCAAATTCTAGTGGTGTGAGGAGCGTTAGCCCCCCAAATCAGGAAGTCACAGAGTTAGACATTGAAACCAACACTTTTTGCCCCCCTCCTCTGTATTACACTCATTTGACCCAAGAAAAGATGCCTCCTGTACAGGGTACAATCACCATTAAGCCTCAAATAAATGTACCTGAGGAATTGGATGCTATTTTTCTAGAGGAAAATCATGCAACTGCCCCAACACATACTGATTCTCTGAAACCTACTAATTCTGGGATACATGAGAATCCTCCACTGCTCATAAATGCTCCGCATGTTCAGGATATAGGAGCAAGTGATCAAACTACAGATCATGCTCAAACTGAACAAAATAGAATTAATACAATAAGGCAGCTGCCTTTGTTAAATGCTTTGTTGGTTGAGTTGTCCGTGTTATACAACCAACCTGTGGCAAGCCCTACTCAAATACATCCTCACTTAGCCTGGTTATATAGAACTGAAGATAAGAAGTCACCAGAATGCACATGTAAATCTGAATCTAAGGATCGGCTTTCTATGGGGGGAAATGAAAAGTCAGCAAATCTTCAGTATAAAAAGAACCAAGCTGAAAATctcaaaaaaggtaaatattttgaaaagaacagTGGTAACCCCCCCCAAAGAGTTCCAAGGGGGAAGTTGCTTTACGGTTTAACAAATACACTTAAACTACGTTTAAAGCAGACAAATCCTGGTATGTTGGTAATACATGAAAAAAGAGAGCAGTATAGAAAAATGCAAGCACAAATGTTAGGTGCAAAACTCAGAACTCCACCATCCAAAGTTAAAGTATTAAACTTTGCAGAACAACATCAGAAGCCACACCAACTGCCGAAAGATAAGTGTTTGGGATTAGATGCATCTTTTGCTGAAAACAGTGATACCTCAAAGCAGATCAGTGGAGTTTTTGATGACCATAGCACAACTAAAGAAACTAAACTGAAATGTGCAACTGAAAAAGCTGTAGACTGTGGTGAACATAGAGCCAATAATGGTTTATTGGAAGAAATTGTGAGTCCTGCAAATTCCATTGTCCCTGAAGGTTTTACTCATGCAAgtattttggaaggaaaaatggaaatgaaagtcCAAAGTTCATGTGTTTTCCAACAGGTTGCAGTTGTTAACAGAATTGTAGTAGATAAAGAAATAGAGGATAAACAGGTCAAAACCACCGATGATGACACTCTTATTGATGATATCGGTGAAAATAAACCGAGTAAAAATAGTTGCTCTGAAAGCATCTCAGAATTAAAGTATTCTGATGACTTCACCAGCCCTTGCTCTTCTGAAGATTTCTATACCACTGAGGACACTAGCAGAATTTTACAAGCTCATGATAGCAGTCCAGGGGCAGAAAATCCAAAACATAACCAATACACAAGTAAGTCTAGTGAAACAATACTGTCCATAAGAAAAAACAGCAGTGAAAAGAGTTCTATTCTTAGCCCACCTTTTTCAGCTGGATCACCAGTACACTCATATAAAAGATCTCATATTTCAAAGATTCCAGATAAAAGTTTGGAGGAAACGTCTAGTATCTCTAGCAGTGATTTATCTTCATCACACTGgattgaggaaaaagaaaaccagagagatCGAAACAGTATGTATAATTCTAAAGTTATAAAGAGGGGTCAAGACATCTCTATTAAACTTAAAACAAGAACTGGTTGCAAGTCTTCAGAAAAAAGCCAGTCACCTCGGACATCTCAAGTGAGTTCTTATCTGCCATCTAATTTGTCAGAACTAGAACTTAATGTCCTGGATAGCGGTACACCAGATCGCTTTGACGAAGATGATGAAGTTGCTTCACTAAGTATTTCCAAACAATGCAAAGATATTTGCGAATTAGTGATAAATAAACTTCCAGGATATACAGTGTGA